A window of the Corallococcus soli genome harbors these coding sequences:
- a CDS encoding amidase, with the protein MKSSVTLQGAGISGGAPGLVSLTTTELAAALRERRVSAVEVVDAFLARAREHNPALNAVVTWDEARARERAKEADAALARGESWGPLHGVPFTMKDTFSTADVRTTSGHPMLAEYVPAEDATVVARLKAAGAILLGKTNLPPFAADYQTHGPLLGRAHNPHDLTRTPGGSSGGASAAVAAGLTPFDVGSDIGGSVRLPAHFCGIVSIKPTELRVSNAGHIPDMPDGPRHVRHMACSGPLARSVADLRLILSLIEGADLRNPEVPPVPPLGAALPRALKGLRLAWVDTLGPFRADRETRQLFQRFADAARAEGVVVEQTAPASQDFADLLEVWGLLEGGIVGAPLPPELREGFRSPFRAFPDDLLAKAILKGTHLDLTGMGETLSRRDAHIVTLERFLSGWDAWMVPVSMTAAIEHTPFGAPVNVDGVPGSYLEVLGGFTSLFNATGNPVVVIPLGRTASGLPVGAQLVGRRWADGALLDVAEALLPLGGGVRWPQAFTP; encoded by the coding sequence ATGAAGTCTTCCGTCACGCTGCAAGGGGCCGGGATTTCGGGTGGAGCGCCAGGGCTTGTTTCCCTCACGACGACGGAGCTGGCCGCCGCCCTTCGCGAGCGCCGCGTCAGCGCCGTGGAGGTGGTGGACGCCTTCCTGGCCCGGGCCCGCGAGCACAACCCCGCCCTCAACGCCGTGGTGACGTGGGACGAGGCCCGGGCCCGGGAGCGCGCCAAGGAGGCGGACGCGGCGCTCGCCCGGGGCGAGTCGTGGGGCCCGCTGCACGGCGTGCCCTTCACGATGAAGGACACGTTCAGCACCGCGGACGTGCGCACGACGTCCGGCCATCCGATGCTGGCGGAGTACGTGCCCGCCGAGGACGCCACCGTGGTGGCCCGGCTCAAGGCCGCGGGCGCCATCCTCCTGGGCAAGACGAACCTGCCGCCGTTCGCGGCGGACTACCAGACGCACGGGCCGCTGCTGGGGCGGGCCCACAACCCGCACGACCTGACGCGCACGCCGGGCGGCTCCAGCGGTGGGGCGTCGGCGGCGGTCGCGGCGGGCCTCACCCCGTTCGACGTGGGCAGCGACATCGGCGGCTCCGTCCGGCTGCCGGCGCACTTCTGCGGCATCGTCAGCATCAAGCCCACGGAGCTGCGCGTCTCCAACGCGGGCCACATCCCCGACATGCCTGACGGGCCTCGCCACGTGCGCCACATGGCGTGCTCGGGCCCGCTGGCGCGCTCGGTGGCGGACCTGCGGCTCATCCTGTCCCTCATCGAAGGCGCGGACCTGCGCAACCCGGAGGTGCCGCCCGTCCCACCGCTGGGGGCCGCGCTGCCCCGGGCGTTGAAGGGGCTGCGGCTGGCGTGGGTGGACACGCTGGGGCCGTTCCGCGCCGACCGCGAGACGCGACAGCTCTTCCAGCGCTTCGCCGACGCCGCCCGCGCGGAGGGGGTCGTCGTGGAGCAGACCGCGCCCGCGTCGCAGGACTTCGCGGACCTGCTGGAGGTGTGGGGCCTGCTGGAGGGGGGAATCGTGGGCGCGCCCCTGCCTCCGGAGCTGCGCGAGGGCTTCCGGAGCCCGTTCCGCGCGTTCCCGGACGACCTGCTGGCGAAGGCCATCCTGAAGGGCACGCACCTGGACCTGACGGGGATGGGGGAGACGCTGAGCCGGCGCGACGCGCACATCGTCACGCTGGAGCGCTTCCTGTCCGGCTGGGACGCGTGGATGGTGCCCGTGTCGATGACCGCCGCCATCGAGCACACTCCGTTCGGGGCCCCCGTGAACGTGGATGGCGTCCCGGGCAGCTACCTGGAGGTGCTGGGCGGCTTCACCAGCCTGTTCAACGCGACGGGCAACCCCGTGGTGGTCATCCCCCTGGGGCG
- a CDS encoding L,D-transpeptidase family protein — MKVLVVWGVLLASLCAHAKDRVAVARKHQTAALVQAFRDAGLSWPPEELYLRAFKVERELEVWAGPRGKPLVKVRTYPICAASGDVGPKRAMGDSQVPEGFYTVDLFNPWSAYHLSMRVSYPNALDRKLGAAEPGGDIYIHGNCVSIGCLAMEDGPIEALYVLVSEARARMGRDVPVHIFPRRLDAAGLAALDAAVDATDARRAFWRGLEPGYRFFEEQRRPPRVKVAPSATAYVVTPALPAR; from the coding sequence ATGAAGGTCCTGGTGGTGTGGGGTGTCCTGTTGGCCTCGCTGTGCGCGCACGCGAAGGACCGCGTCGCCGTGGCCCGGAAGCACCAGACGGCCGCCCTCGTCCAGGCGTTCCGGGACGCGGGGCTGTCCTGGCCGCCGGAGGAGCTCTACCTGCGGGCCTTCAAGGTGGAGCGCGAGCTGGAGGTCTGGGCCGGCCCCCGGGGCAAGCCACTGGTGAAGGTGCGCACGTATCCCATCTGCGCCGCGTCCGGCGACGTGGGCCCCAAGCGCGCCATGGGCGACTCGCAGGTCCCGGAGGGCTTCTACACGGTGGACCTCTTCAACCCGTGGAGCGCCTACCACCTGTCGATGCGCGTGAGCTATCCGAACGCGCTCGACCGGAAGCTGGGCGCCGCGGAGCCGGGGGGCGACATCTACATCCACGGCAACTGTGTGAGCATCGGCTGCCTGGCGATGGAGGACGGGCCCATCGAGGCGCTGTACGTCCTGGTGTCCGAGGCCCGGGCCCGCATGGGGCGCGACGTGCCGGTGCACATCTTCCCCCGCAGGCTGGATGCGGCGGGGCTGGCGGCGCTGGACGCGGCGGTGGACGCCACGGATGCGCGGCGGGCCTTCTGGCGGGGTCTGGAGCCCGGCTACCGGTTTTTCGAGGAGCAGCGGCGTCCACCGCGCGTGAAGGTGGCCCCGAGCGCGACCGCCTACGTCGTGACCCCGGCCCTGCCTGCCAGGTAG
- a CDS encoding RIO1 family regulatory kinase/ATPase domain-containing protein: MNDSLETLLADGIIDAVIGQLKTGKEAEVWLVQHAGQVVAAKLYKERHERNFRNNSGYKEGREVRNSRTRRAMEKGSRFGQAAAEEAWKNAEADSLYKLHAQGVRVPTPVLFYEGILLMELVLDEQGQPAPRLVEAPPLTPEDAEACYLDLRGQVIRTLCADLIHGDLSPYNILMSGMGPTLIDFPQTVAAARNSQAEFYFRRDLDNVREFLTGISPRLASRAGDTGEIWNAYVRRDLTPEFTPSGTFREAPRRQGAQGRPGPRMERFGQEGRGDFRAASAPVAAPVLEEGVSAEEAELRALEALVLRQGGGERGRPVVTSSPRDGRRRGGFGGKPPPRTGSAPRPGNTGPQQGAAAKPQQGGGNGRPGGNNGRPQQAGPRGGAPVAQGANAAPAASGDARMNGRPPQGGGPRNGNPRGGPNEPRRDGRPPRQQNGEPRMNGAPAQPHGDARMGGAQQSGEPRMNGRPQNGEPRMNGRQQNGEPRSNGAQHGDARMNGRPQQNGEARANGRPQQNGEPRSNGRHHQSGEGHTNGSQQNGEPRMNGRHHQSGEGHTNGSQQNGEPRMNGRHPQNGEARTNGSQQNDEPRSNGRHPQSGEARTNGSQQNGEPRSNGRHPPSGEARANGTQQNGEPRSNGRHPQNGEARANGTQQNGEPRSNGRPQQGEPRSNGGQQNGEPRSNGRPPQNADSRGEGQPSQNGEPRMNGRPPQNGEPRANGGRPPRGQRPQNPETGDASFAPPPSGGNGRAQNPDNRRQRARDGEAPAMNREPRQEAAPRQDERAPEAGPREGRGNAPRMPRQAQERGAGRPARGASPQVSYVGRSPASASSNRGPETGSSSSS, translated from the coding sequence ATGAATGACTCCCTCGAGACCCTCCTCGCCGACGGCATCATTGACGCCGTCATCGGCCAGCTGAAGACGGGCAAGGAGGCAGAGGTGTGGCTTGTCCAGCACGCCGGCCAGGTGGTCGCCGCGAAGCTGTACAAGGAGCGCCACGAGCGCAACTTCCGCAACAACTCCGGCTACAAGGAAGGCCGCGAGGTGCGCAACTCGCGCACCCGCCGCGCCATGGAGAAGGGCAGCCGCTTCGGGCAGGCCGCCGCGGAAGAGGCGTGGAAGAACGCGGAGGCGGACTCGCTGTACAAGCTGCACGCCCAGGGCGTGCGGGTCCCCACTCCCGTGTTGTTCTACGAAGGCATCCTCCTGATGGAGCTGGTGCTGGACGAGCAGGGCCAGCCGGCGCCCCGCCTGGTGGAAGCCCCGCCCCTCACCCCCGAGGACGCCGAGGCCTGCTACCTGGACCTGCGTGGCCAGGTGATTCGCACCTTGTGCGCGGACCTCATCCACGGAGACCTGTCGCCCTACAACATCCTGATGAGCGGGATGGGGCCGACGCTCATCGACTTTCCGCAGACGGTGGCGGCGGCGCGCAACAGCCAGGCGGAGTTCTACTTCCGCCGCGACCTGGACAACGTGCGGGAGTTCCTGACGGGCATCTCGCCCCGGCTGGCGAGCCGCGCGGGGGACACGGGCGAAATCTGGAACGCGTATGTGCGTCGCGACCTGACGCCGGAGTTCACGCCGTCGGGCACGTTCCGTGAGGCCCCGCGCCGCCAGGGCGCACAGGGCCGGCCGGGCCCCCGGATGGAGCGCTTCGGGCAGGAGGGGCGCGGCGACTTCCGCGCGGCCTCGGCGCCCGTGGCGGCCCCGGTCCTCGAGGAGGGCGTGAGCGCGGAGGAGGCGGAGCTGCGCGCGCTGGAGGCGCTGGTGTTGCGCCAGGGTGGCGGCGAGCGCGGTCGTCCGGTCGTCACGTCGAGCCCGCGCGATGGACGCCGTCGGGGTGGCTTCGGTGGCAAGCCGCCGCCGCGCACGGGCAGTGCGCCCCGGCCCGGGAACACCGGGCCGCAGCAGGGCGCCGCGGCGAAGCCCCAGCAGGGTGGTGGCAATGGCCGGCCCGGCGGGAACAACGGGCGGCCACAGCAGGCAGGCCCGCGAGGCGGAGCCCCCGTGGCTCAGGGCGCGAATGCAGCGCCGGCGGCATCGGGCGATGCGCGCATGAATGGTCGGCCGCCGCAGGGCGGAGGGCCGCGCAATGGCAACCCGCGAGGCGGCCCGAACGAGCCGCGCCGCGATGGGCGACCTCCCCGGCAGCAGAACGGCGAGCCGCGCATGAACGGCGCACCGGCTCAGCCGCACGGCGATGCGCGCATGGGCGGTGCCCAGCAAAGCGGCGAGCCGCGCATGAATGGCCGGCCGCAGAACGGTGAGCCGCGCATGAATGGCCGGCAGCAGAACGGCGAGCCGCGCTCGAACGGTGCCCAGCACGGCGACGCCCGGATGAATGGCCGACCGCAGCAGAATGGTGAAGCCCGAGCCAATGGGCGGCCGCAGCAGAACGGCGAGCCGCGCTCGAACGGTCGCCACCACCAGAGCGGCGAAGGTCACACCAACGGCTCGCAGCAGAACGGTGAGCCGCGCATGAACGGCCGCCACCATCAGAGCGGCGAAGGCCACACGAACGGCTCGCAGCAGAACGGTGAGCCCCGCATGAATGGCCGCCACCCGCAGAACGGTGAGGCACGGACGAACGGCTCGCAGCAGAACGATGAGCCGCGCTCGAACGGTCGCCATCCACAGAGCGGTGAGGCGCGGACGAACGGCTCGCAGCAGAACGGTGAGCCTCGCTCGAACGGCCGCCATCCGCCGAGCGGTGAAGCACGGGCGAACGGCACCCAGCAGAACGGCGAGCCGCGTTCGAACGGTCGCCACCCGCAGAACGGTGAAGCACGGGCGAACGGCACCCAGCAGAACGGCGAGCCTCGCTCGAATGGCCGGCCGCAGCAGGGCGAGCCTCGTTCGAACGGCGGCCAGCAGAACGGCGAGCCGCGCTCGAACGGCCGGCCCCCCCAGAATGCCGACTCCCGGGGTGAGGGACAGCCCTCGCAGAACGGCGAGCCGCGCATGAACGGCCGTCCCCCGCAGAACGGCGAGCCGCGCGCCAACGGGGGTCGTCCGCCCCGGGGTCAGCGTCCTCAGAACCCGGAGACCGGTGACGCGTCCTTCGCTCCGCCCCCAAGCGGCGGGAACGGCCGTGCCCAGAACCCGGACAACCGCCGGCAGCGCGCGCGCGATGGCGAAGCCCCCGCGATGAACCGGGAGCCCCGCCAGGAAGCCGCGCCGCGGCAGGACGAACGCGCCCCGGAGGCAGGTCCCCGGGAAGGGCGTGGCAACGCGCCCCGGATGCCGCGTCAGGCCCAGGAGCGTGGCGCCGGACGTCCCGCGCGAGGCGCCTCTCCCCAGGTCAGCTACGTGGGCCGCTCACCCGCGTCCGCTTCGTCCAACCGGGGTCCCGAAACGGGCTCGTCGTCCTCGTCCTGA
- a CDS encoding alpha-ketoglutarate-dependent dioxygenase AlkB, giving the protein MTFTPRRGPGSPLARKAAQRTPGHHYNASFLAAADRAEILGWLGTLHPLWEERYSKHFPPPEGQSQRRLLRPVYWLGNWQFACLDYYRPPKGVKDRCVKAEPFPAVLERQVVKVEALARRMFRGPDMPQGWHLNTCLVNFYGSRLEDGRWVDTARVGEHKDFEPGPVASLSLGERALIQFVTSSRPGERDGVVLEQWLDDGSLQLFGGAQWKEQTFHRVQRVDTRAGHVMPPELPDFRTRRINLTFRYVPDAHVTPFAALGAEAREDVRPYMATLAKGSRFFREELAREPVARTE; this is encoded by the coding sequence ATGACCTTCACTCCCCGCAGGGGGCCGGGCTCGCCGCTGGCGCGCAAGGCGGCCCAGCGCACCCCCGGCCACCACTACAACGCGAGCTTCCTGGCGGCGGCGGACCGCGCGGAGATCCTCGGGTGGCTGGGCACGCTGCACCCGCTGTGGGAGGAGCGCTATTCGAAGCACTTCCCGCCGCCGGAGGGGCAGTCGCAGCGGCGGCTGTTGCGGCCGGTGTACTGGCTGGGCAACTGGCAGTTCGCGTGCCTGGACTACTACCGCCCGCCCAAGGGGGTGAAGGACCGCTGCGTGAAGGCGGAGCCCTTCCCGGCGGTGCTGGAGCGGCAGGTGGTGAAGGTGGAGGCGCTGGCGCGGCGGATGTTCCGGGGCCCGGACATGCCGCAGGGCTGGCACCTCAACACCTGCCTGGTGAACTTCTACGGCAGCCGGCTGGAGGACGGGCGCTGGGTGGACACGGCGCGCGTGGGTGAGCACAAGGACTTCGAGCCGGGCCCGGTGGCGTCGCTGTCGCTGGGCGAGCGCGCCCTCATCCAGTTCGTCACGTCGTCGCGGCCCGGCGAGCGCGACGGGGTGGTGCTGGAGCAGTGGTTGGATGACGGGTCGCTGCAGCTCTTCGGAGGGGCGCAGTGGAAGGAGCAGACGTTCCACCGGGTGCAGCGGGTGGACACGCGCGCCGGGCACGTCATGCCGCCGGAGCTGCCGGACTTCCGCACGCGGCGCATCAACCTGACGTTCCGCTACGTGCCGGACGCGCACGTGACGCCGTTCGCGGCGCTGGGCGCGGAGGCCCGCGAGGACGTGCGGCCGTACATGGCGACGCTCGCGAAGGGCAGCCGCTTCTTCCGCGAGGAGCTGGCGCGGGAGCCGGTGGCTCGGACGGAGTAG